One part of the Mariniblastus fucicola genome encodes these proteins:
- a CDS encoding prenyltransferase/squalene oxidase repeat-containing protein: protein MDRRAILKIGLASSVAVRVSSLLPSKHATAACFPAADKVQLAIDRGLEFLVSKQSRVGGWADESHQTAITSLAGTALICSGSTTTQGPYAKAIRYCVDFLLSKCRRNGLIGATSEQRYTYGHGFAMLFLSQVLGEEEDIDRREELVDVLERAVKFSVNAQTKDGGWGYVSGDNFDEGSTTITQVQGLRGCRNAGIVVPKLAIEKAKRYIYKCQNSDGGIKYSIGSRGGDSRPAITAAALAALFNAGDYQSKHIAPMWAYCKKHMHDVGSKKMESWWHYTYLYYSQVVYRQGPSVWDPFRDQIYKRLLRKQKDDGSWVSADMGQVYPTSINLIILQLDYGYLPIFQR from the coding sequence ATGGACCGGCGAGCGATACTCAAGATTGGGCTCGCTTCTTCCGTCGCTGTCAGGGTTTCATCTTTGCTTCCATCGAAGCACGCAACTGCAGCCTGCTTTCCTGCGGCTGACAAAGTCCAGCTGGCGATCGACCGCGGGCTTGAGTTTCTGGTCAGCAAACAGAGCCGCGTTGGAGGCTGGGCTGACGAGAGCCACCAGACAGCAATCACCTCCCTGGCCGGAACTGCCCTGATTTGCAGCGGCTCGACAACGACGCAAGGCCCGTACGCCAAAGCGATCCGCTACTGCGTCGATTTTCTGCTAAGCAAATGTCGCCGCAACGGCCTGATTGGGGCCACTTCCGAGCAACGCTACACGTACGGCCACGGATTCGCGATGCTCTTTCTTTCGCAGGTGCTCGGTGAAGAAGAAGACATCGATCGACGCGAAGAACTTGTCGACGTTCTCGAGCGGGCTGTCAAGTTCAGCGTCAACGCCCAAACCAAGGACGGCGGTTGGGGTTACGTTAGCGGAGACAACTTCGATGAAGGTTCAACGACGATCACTCAGGTGCAGGGGTTACGCGGGTGTCGCAATGCCGGGATCGTGGTGCCCAAGCTGGCGATCGAGAAAGCCAAGCGATACATCTACAAATGCCAGAATTCAGATGGCGGAATCAAGTACTCGATCGGTTCCCGCGGCGGTGACTCACGACCCGCAATCACGGCTGCTGCGTTGGCAGCGCTTTTCAATGCCGGCGATTATCAAAGCAAGCACATTGCACCGATGTGGGCTTACTGCAAAAAGCACATGCATGACGTCGGTTCCAAAAAGATGGAGAGCTGGTGGCACTATACCTATCTGTATTACTCACAGGTCGTCTACCGCCAAGGCCCGTCGGTGTGGGATCCGTTTCGCGATCAAATCTACAAACGTCTGCTGCGAAAACAAAAAGACGATGGTAGCTGGGTTTCGGCTGATATGGGACAGGTGTATCCGACCAGCATCAATCTGATAATTTTGCAGCTGGATTACGGCTATTTGCCGATCTTCCAGCGATGA
- the coaD gene encoding pantetheine-phosphate adenylyltransferase: protein MKLAVYTGSFDPITLGHLNVIERSSRISDKLIVGIGVNVEKQGLFNPDERIDLAERVTSHLDNVEVRAFEGLAVDFVESVGAKVMIRGVRPMTDTAGEFTMMMANRKLNPNLETVFLMADGQFAHVSSSLIKQLTPLATDQQLAEFVPVPIIAELRSKLASRE, encoded by the coding sequence TTGAAACTTGCCGTCTACACAGGGTCGTTCGATCCCATCACGCTTGGACATCTCAACGTCATCGAGCGGTCCAGCCGAATCTCTGACAAGCTGATCGTCGGCATCGGAGTCAACGTCGAAAAGCAGGGCCTGTTCAATCCCGACGAACGCATCGACCTGGCCGAACGGGTCACCAGTCACCTGGACAACGTCGAAGTCCGTGCCTTCGAAGGGCTGGCCGTGGACTTTGTCGAAAGCGTCGGGGCGAAAGTCATGATTCGTGGCGTTCGTCCGATGACCGACACCGCGGGTGAGTTCACGATGATGATGGCGAACCGAAAACTGAACCCGAATCTGGAAACCGTTTTTCTGATGGCGGACGGGCAGTTCGCCCACGTGTCCAGTTCTTTGATCAAGCAACTGACTCCTTTGGCAACGGACCAACAATTGGCTGAGTTTGTGCCAGTGCCCATCATCGCCGAATTGAGAAGTAAGCTTGCCAGCCGGGAGTGA
- a CDS encoding calcium-binding protein, with translation MLATISLNGSELLLGGDSTADVASISVSGNQVSASLTGAQTMSFDVADVESIRFVGLGGDDRFTNNTSIPSFAFGQDGDDVLIGGSGNDRLIGGSGNDMLTGNDGDDEIRGGADGTKVIEGGAGDDRLFGGTGTNTIRGEDGNDTIYGGDSIDSVYGGNGDDLLYPGHGNNYVEGGAGDDRVTSGRDIDEVFGGNGDDLLFTGEGDDVVDGGAGDDWIGTNDGNDVIMGGTGADRLRGGDGDDRIEAGAGVSAGKFNVQSLRGGEGDDVIVGSDQVDFTYGDGGDDEITLLGGDDTAFGGAGDDTIKLGNGFDKAEGGDGEDRIEGGAGNDELNGGADDDRLIGGTGVDTAVYIFNQSRYRIAGSDLFVRDMVGTDGTDDVDQIEELAFASGIIAAESQIEEVVAVQPIIVSNSNGSNTAEYFGTAAQEAEIKTWINDIWYQARIQVNWRTPNTWNNTFANVGSGGTRPFNDAFEIFDRGDAAGVGNTNSLNIMMYFVEIVPGSANLNENTTNGVSVDGSNGVTFQVGDNLPGFDDGRMAIARVASHEIAHNLGLEHVSGNGTNLMNFPNITNDRITNAQAAQLISSRFSR, from the coding sequence TTGCTCGCAACCATCTCGCTCAACGGAAGCGAACTTTTGCTCGGCGGCGATTCTACCGCAGACGTTGCTTCGATTTCGGTTTCCGGCAATCAGGTTTCGGCGTCGCTAACCGGAGCCCAAACGATGTCGTTCGATGTTGCCGATGTCGAGTCCATTCGTTTTGTCGGTCTTGGCGGCGACGATCGATTCACTAACAACACTTCGATCCCTTCCTTCGCATTTGGTCAGGACGGCGACGACGTTCTGATTGGCGGCAGCGGCAACGATCGCCTGATCGGCGGTTCTGGAAACGACATGCTGACCGGGAACGATGGGGATGACGAAATTCGCGGCGGCGCCGACGGAACCAAGGTCATCGAAGGCGGGGCAGGAGACGACCGGCTTTTCGGTGGAACCGGTACTAACACGATTCGTGGCGAAGATGGAAACGACACGATCTACGGAGGCGACTCGATCGATTCGGTGTACGGCGGCAACGGCGATGACTTGCTTTATCCCGGACACGGCAACAACTATGTCGAAGGCGGGGCAGGGGACGACCGGGTTACGTCGGGACGCGATATCGACGAAGTCTTCGGAGGCAACGGTGACGATCTGCTATTCACCGGAGAGGGCGACGACGTCGTCGACGGCGGTGCGGGCGATGACTGGATTGGAACCAACGACGGCAACGATGTCATCATGGGCGGAACCGGAGCAGATCGGCTTCGTGGCGGCGACGGCGATGATCGGATCGAAGCTGGAGCAGGCGTTTCTGCCGGAAAGTTTAACGTCCAATCTCTGCGCGGCGGCGAAGGCGATGACGTGATTGTCGGTAGCGATCAGGTCGACTTCACTTACGGAGACGGTGGCGATGATGAAATTACGCTGCTTGGCGGTGACGACACGGCCTTCGGCGGCGCCGGGGACGACACGATCAAGTTGGGAAACGGATTCGACAAAGCTGAAGGCGGCGACGGCGAGGACAGGATCGAAGGCGGCGCTGGCAACGACGAACTCAACGGCGGTGCCGACGATGACCGATTGATCGGAGGAACGGGCGTCGATACCGCGGTCTATATCTTTAATCAGTCGCGTTATCGAATCGCCGGTAGCGACCTGTTCGTTCGCGACATGGTCGGCACTGATGGCACGGACGATGTCGATCAGATTGAGGAACTCGCTTTCGCGAGCGGAATCATTGCGGCGGAATCCCAAATCGAAGAAGTTGTTGCCGTCCAGCCGATTATCGTTTCCAACTCCAATGGCTCCAACACGGCCGAGTACTTCGGAACCGCGGCACAGGAAGCCGAAATCAAGACATGGATCAATGACATCTGGTATCAGGCTCGCATTCAGGTGAATTGGCGAACTCCGAACACCTGGAACAATACGTTTGCCAACGTCGGCAGCGGCGGGACTCGTCCTTTCAACGACGCGTTCGAAATTTTTGACCGGGGAGACGCGGCAGGAGTCGGCAACACAAATTCACTCAACATCATGATGTATTTTGTGGAAATCGTACCAGGCAGCGCGAACCTGAATGAAAACACAACAAACGGCGTTTCGGTCGACGGTAGTAATGGTGTCACTTTTCAAGTTGGCGACAACTTGCCTGGCTTCGATGACGGACGCATGGCAATCGCTCGTGTTGCATCGCATGAAATCGCCCACAACCTTGGACTGGAGCACGTTTCGGGCAATGGCACGAACCTTATGAACTTTCCGAACATCACCAACGACCGAATCACAAATGCTCAAGCAGCACAGTTGATCTCAAGTAGATTCTCGCGATAG
- a CDS encoding DUF1552 domain-containing protein, translating to MHRINRRSFIRGTSGFALALPWFETYSLAGVSPKQPEAPKRLACFYMPDGVPMPLKEDPAFKDWSWFPHGSGKDFKFTKCLDPLEPLRDDLTVFSGLSHPFARDVHGHSNADQFLTGANTGGSGDYQNSISLDQAYAQHVGQHTRYSSLVLSTDGGTGSPRGAQTMSFNRNGRPIPAENRPKRIFDSLFVKNDKEAARRLALSKSALDDLMGDARSLRARLSNQDQKTLDDYLQSVRETELRVEKAKQWLEVPLPVVNVDHLNLEVNPEDPRNYLRTMFELIFLAFKTDSTRVVTYQLGRENGVGVSDYLARAIGFRQTHQLSHETKKPGGWENFGKYCRFLAEEYARFLTRLKATPEIDGSGSMLDNTLAFYGSASSSFHLSRNYPLILSGGSNLGFSHGQYRQFGTGDADHQENAGISTDKGWRSEMQHEEAPLSNLYLTMLQRLGVEAEEFGNSKATLDA from the coding sequence ATGCATCGAATCAATCGAAGATCTTTCATTCGTGGGACGAGCGGATTTGCGTTGGCGCTACCGTGGTTCGAAACTTATTCGCTGGCAGGTGTATCGCCGAAGCAACCGGAAGCTCCGAAGCGTCTCGCCTGCTTCTACATGCCCGACGGCGTTCCCATGCCGCTTAAAGAAGATCCGGCTTTCAAGGACTGGAGCTGGTTTCCTCATGGCTCGGGCAAGGATTTCAAATTCACGAAATGCCTCGATCCGCTTGAGCCGCTCAGGGATGACTTGACGGTTTTTAGCGGACTGTCTCACCCTTTTGCTCGCGATGTTCATGGTCACTCCAATGCAGATCAGTTTTTGACAGGAGCCAACACCGGCGGTTCAGGTGACTACCAGAACAGCATTTCGCTGGATCAGGCGTATGCACAGCATGTAGGCCAGCACACGCGATATTCGTCGCTGGTGTTGTCGACCGACGGAGGCACAGGATCGCCACGCGGTGCTCAAACGATGTCGTTCAATCGCAATGGTCGCCCGATTCCTGCGGAGAACAGGCCGAAGAGAATTTTTGACAGTCTGTTTGTCAAGAACGACAAAGAGGCGGCAAGACGTCTGGCACTAAGCAAGTCGGCTCTTGATGATTTAATGGGCGATGCCAGGTCGCTTCGCGCGCGGCTCTCCAATCAGGATCAGAAGACTTTGGATGACTATCTTCAGTCAGTGCGTGAAACGGAACTTCGAGTTGAAAAGGCAAAGCAGTGGCTGGAAGTTCCGCTGCCGGTCGTCAATGTGGACCACCTGAATCTGGAAGTAAACCCGGAAGATCCGCGCAACTATTTGCGAACAATGTTCGAGCTGATTTTTCTTGCGTTCAAAACAGATTCAACGCGGGTCGTGACCTATCAACTTGGTCGTGAGAATGGTGTCGGTGTGAGCGACTACCTTGCCAGAGCCATTGGCTTCCGCCAGACGCACCAGCTTTCACATGAAACCAAAAAGCCTGGAGGTTGGGAAAACTTTGGAAAGTACTGCCGATTTCTGGCCGAAGAGTATGCCCGATTTTTGACTCGCCTGAAAGCAACCCCGGAAATCGATGGCAGCGGGTCGATGCTGGACAATACGCTGGCGTTTTATGGTTCGGCATCGAGTTCATTTCATCTTTCGCGCAATTACCCGTTGATTCTTTCCGGTGGATCCAATCTCGGATTCAGCCACGGCCAGTACCGGCAGTTTGGAACCGGCGACGCAGATCATCAGGAAAACGCAGGCATCTCGACAGACAAAGGGTGGCGAAGCGAAATGCAGCACGAAGAGGCGCCGCTTTCGAATCTGTACCTGACCATGTTGCAGCGACTTGGCGTCGAAGCCGAAGAATTTGGCAACAGCAAAGCCACGCTGGATGCATAA
- a CDS encoding DUF1592 domain-containing protein, producing the protein MKFKSSVLLLLAYFMLSAASLAQEKPTSPTSHSLADAKQSGALRSRFKGKPVSNATPSVRKATDLKTYRKSIEPLLQNACESCHGEEEQEADFRTDQLNPDLVAGDDEKWWTEVQKVLSNAEMPPADAEVQLSDIERAKIIDWLSMEIQVASNVRRSQKKHSSFRRMTRYEYSYALQDLLGLPYDFGRDLPPETPSPDGFLNSADMLQISTTQLGIYRELARKALVKATVRGERPKPIQYRISMDDVADLMIRDYEEAKQKLEATHETRNTKPEDAKEQLAKLHQKHFKARNSNTHLLNANGDRLLTSYRYHGARYSLKPEEKEVQEPIEDAASEYALIIPPNARHNFDLGNYLPASGTMKLRVKAKRVPHDNTPAGESALPELRVNFGFQPSNNSHTNFPVGSARTVANEDSTWYEWDIHLGEVPRNAYRSSRMGAQPNPTEYVILRNQTGYWWAGSIEVEAIEVVAPWYAQWPPNSHLGIFPEDIETGNVVAAAKRILEPFMSRAWRRSVTDEEVNRKLELFQAILPTCDDNQEAMVEVLATVLSSPNFIYVGLPDATEQPSQLSQLSQSSQPSRFELASKLSMFLWCSIPDRELMDLAASGELAEEHVLLQQVDRMLADPKSERFSKHFVRQWLGLGLLDYLDVDRKTYGDVDAAAIDAMKREPIEMFRHVLGENKSIIDFLHADYTFANQRLARHYDIEGISGNEFQRVRFGPEQQRGGLLTQAGLLAMNSDGKDSNPLKRGIWLLDKILHDPPPPPPPAVPEIDLADPEVLKMTLKERLEDHRSDVACKSCHARIDPWGIAFENYDAVGRWRETIGEKPVDASSKLFNQEELDGVDGLKRYLLENRQDQFVTAMVSKMVSYGLGRPLGFSDRSSIESIASDLRKSGDGLKALIRLAVTSDLFRANQ; encoded by the coding sequence ATGAAATTTAAATCCAGCGTCTTGCTTTTACTCGCATACTTCATGTTGTCTGCAGCATCGCTGGCTCAGGAAAAACCGACATCTCCAACTTCTCACTCGCTTGCAGATGCCAAACAATCTGGCGCGTTACGGTCTCGATTCAAGGGTAAGCCAGTCAGCAACGCGACTCCCTCGGTTCGCAAAGCTACCGATCTGAAGACTTACCGGAAATCGATTGAGCCTCTTCTGCAGAACGCATGCGAATCATGCCACGGTGAAGAAGAACAGGAAGCTGACTTTCGCACCGATCAGCTTAACCCAGATCTCGTGGCGGGAGACGACGAGAAGTGGTGGACGGAAGTTCAGAAAGTTCTGAGCAATGCAGAAATGCCTCCGGCAGATGCCGAAGTCCAGTTGAGTGATATTGAACGTGCGAAAATCATCGATTGGCTTTCAATGGAGATTCAGGTCGCTTCCAACGTTCGTCGTAGTCAGAAAAAACACTCCTCGTTTCGGCGCATGACGCGATACGAGTATTCATACGCCTTGCAGGATTTGCTGGGACTGCCTTACGACTTTGGTCGAGACCTGCCACCTGAAACTCCTTCACCAGATGGCTTTCTCAACAGCGCGGACATGCTGCAAATATCTACGACCCAACTCGGGATCTACCGTGAGCTCGCCCGGAAAGCGCTGGTCAAGGCAACGGTTCGTGGCGAACGGCCGAAACCGATCCAGTATCGAATCTCGATGGATGACGTGGCCGATCTGATGATTCGCGACTACGAAGAAGCGAAACAAAAACTCGAGGCCACGCATGAAACGCGAAACACAAAACCTGAAGACGCAAAAGAACAGCTGGCCAAGCTTCACCAGAAACATTTCAAGGCCCGCAACAGCAATACCCATTTGCTGAATGCGAATGGAGATCGATTGCTCACCAGCTACCGCTATCACGGTGCTCGCTACAGTTTGAAACCTGAAGAGAAAGAGGTTCAGGAACCGATCGAGGATGCAGCAAGCGAATATGCCCTGATCATTCCACCAAACGCCCGCCACAATTTCGACCTTGGCAATTACCTGCCGGCTTCAGGAACGATGAAGTTGCGAGTCAAAGCCAAACGCGTTCCGCATGACAATACTCCGGCGGGGGAATCGGCGCTGCCGGAACTGCGAGTCAACTTCGGTTTTCAGCCCAGCAACAACTCGCACACCAACTTTCCGGTGGGTTCGGCCCGCACTGTCGCCAACGAAGATTCAACCTGGTATGAATGGGACATTCATTTGGGCGAAGTCCCACGGAATGCCTATCGCAGCTCCAGGATGGGAGCACAGCCAAACCCGACTGAATATGTCATCCTCAGGAATCAGACAGGATACTGGTGGGCCGGTTCGATTGAGGTTGAAGCCATCGAAGTGGTTGCTCCCTGGTACGCACAGTGGCCGCCGAATTCCCATTTGGGGATTTTCCCGGAAGACATCGAAACGGGAAATGTCGTAGCAGCGGCCAAACGTATTCTTGAGCCTTTCATGTCTCGCGCCTGGCGCCGCTCTGTGACAGACGAAGAAGTGAATCGAAAGCTTGAGCTGTTTCAGGCGATCCTTCCGACCTGCGATGACAATCAGGAAGCGATGGTTGAAGTCCTCGCGACGGTGCTCTCATCGCCGAATTTTATCTACGTCGGGTTGCCCGATGCTACCGAACAGCCCAGCCAACTCAGCCAACTCAGCCAATCCAGCCAACCCAGTCGATTCGAACTTGCTTCAAAACTATCGATGTTTCTCTGGTGCAGCATTCCAGACAGGGAGTTGATGGATCTGGCGGCAAGTGGTGAGCTGGCCGAAGAACATGTCCTGCTTCAACAGGTCGATCGTATGTTGGCTGATCCGAAAAGCGAAAGGTTCTCGAAACACTTCGTACGTCAGTGGTTGGGCCTGGGACTGCTTGACTATCTGGACGTTGACAGGAAAACCTATGGCGATGTTGATGCGGCAGCAATCGACGCCATGAAGCGTGAGCCTATCGAGATGTTTCGCCATGTTCTTGGTGAGAACAAAAGCATTATCGATTTCCTTCACGCGGACTACACGTTTGCCAATCAGAGGCTTGCCAGACATTACGACATCGAGGGAATTTCGGGCAACGAGTTTCAGAGAGTTCGCTTTGGCCCTGAACAACAGCGTGGCGGACTTTTGACACAGGCCGGTCTGCTGGCCATGAACTCGGACGGGAAAGATTCCAATCCGCTCAAGCGAGGCATCTGGCTGTTGGACAAAATCCTGCACGACCCCCCTCCACCACCTCCTCCGGCTGTCCCCGAGATCGATCTGGCTGATCCGGAGGTCCTGAAAATGACTCTCAAGGAACGTCTGGAAGATCATCGCAGTGACGTCGCGTGCAAGTCTTGCCATGCACGGATCGATCCGTGGGGGATTGCTTTTGAAAACTACGACGCGGTCGGACGCTGGCGGGAAACGATCGGTGAAAAGCCGGTAGATGCGTCAAGCAAACTGTTCAATCAGGAAGAGCTGGACGGCGTCGACGGTCTCAAACGATACCTGCTTGAGAATCGACAGGATCAATTTGTGACGGCGATGGTAAGCAAAATGGTCTCGTACGGCCTGGGTCGTCCGCTGGGTTTTTCTGATCGTTCTTCCATTGAGTCCATTGCTTCTGACTTGAGAAAAAGCGGTGATGGCCTGAAGGCTCTGATTCGACTCGCCGTGACCAGCGACCTTTTCCGCGCAAACCAGTGA